CACCCGGGGCAGCAACGCGGTCGGGGTCGCGGTCTGCCGGTAGGTGCGCGCCACGATGCTCGCCACCACCACGGTCGCCGCGAAGGCGGCGTTGCCCAGCGCGAACACCCCGGCGAGCGGCCCGTGCCCGGCCAGCGGCATCAGCGCGAAGCCGAAGGGCAGCGCGAGCGAGGCGACCAGCATCGCGCGACCGGTACCGATCCGGCGCGTCAGCCGCGGCGTGAGCGAGGCGCCGACCAGGCTTCCCAGGCCCTCGGCCGCCATCATCGCGCCCACCCACGCGGCGCCGAGTCCCAGGGTGCGCACCAGGAACAGCGGCGTGAGCGCCATCTGCGCGCCGCAGACGAAGTTCATCGACGTCGCGATCCACAGGTTCGCCCGCTGCACCGGCTCGTGGATCAGGTAGTGCCAGCCCTCGCGGATCGAGGCCCGGATACTGGTTCTCGCGCCCGGCGCGGCGGCCCGCGGCGGCCTCGGCACGTTCCGGAGCAAGAACGCTGATATCAGATAGCTGATGACGTCGACCACGATGGCCGCCGCCGCCCCGACCGCCTGCACCAGCGCCCCGCCGAGCGAGGGCCCGGCCAGGTTGGTCACCGCCTCGGCCCCCGACGTGAGGCTGTTGCGCGCGGTCAGCTCCTGTCGGCCGACCAGGAACGGCAGCATCGTGGAGTTCCCGACGTCGAACACCACCGACGCCACCCCGACCACCAGCGCGACCACCACCAACTGCGCCACCGTCACGGTCGCGAACCACCACGCCAGCGGCACCGACGCCAACGCCGCGGCGCGCAGCAGATCCATCGCGATCTGCGTCTCCCGCAACGGCAGCCGCCCGACCACCACCCCCGCCGGCAGCCCCACGATCGCCCACGCCGCGTAGCCCGCGGCCGTGACCGCGCCGACCTCGAAGCTCGTGGCGTGTGCCGCCGCCAGCGCGGTGAGGGGGAGGGCGACGGTGGTCACGGCGGTGCCGACGCGGCTGACGGTGGATCCGGCGAAGTAGCGCCAGAACCACGAGGCGGGCGCGGCCGTCTGCGCTGACTGCGCTGTCTGTGTTGCCGATGTCGCCGATGTCGTCGGTGTTGCCGGTGTTGCCGGTGTTGCTGGCGTTGTCGGTATTGCCTGTTCTGCCGGTGGCCGCGCCTCGCGTTCGGGTGTCGTGGCGGTGCTCAAGAGTGTCCCCTCCCGGTGTCGGTTCCCCGTCGGTTCCCATCATGGACCGAGTCAGTTCCCATTGTGAACCGACTATACTGGCGCGGTGAAGTACACCCGCATCGCGGACACCGACTGCTCCATCGCGCAGGCGCTCGACGTCGTCGGCGACTGGTGGACCCTGCTCGTCGTGCGCGACGTGGCCGGCGGAATCACCCGCTTCTCGGATCTGGCCGCCGAGCTGGGCGTCAGCCGCAAGGTGCTGACCGAACGGCTGGCGATGCTGGTCGAGCGCGGGGTGCTGGAGCGGCGTCAGTACTCTGATCGTCCGCCGCGCTCGGAGTACCACCTCACCGAGGCCGGGCGCGGCCTGCTGCCGGTCCTGGTCGCGCTGCAGAACTGGGGCGCCCAGCACGTCATGGGCGACGGCACCCTCACCGCCACCTCCGAGCCCGCCTCGGCCGAGGCCCGCCGGGTGCACGCCCTGGTCGGCACCGGCGTCCCGGCCCTGCGGCTGCCCGGCGCCGACGGCCGCGCGGCCGACCCGGTGTCCGCCGACGCCAAATGGACCGTCCTGTACACCTTCCCGGGCTCCCCGGCCGTCGAGCCCGGCCTGGCCCCCGGCTGGTCCGAGGTGCCCGGCGGCCCCGGCTGCACCCTGGAGGCGCGCACCTTCCGCGACCGGCTGCCCGAGTTCGCCGCGGTCGACGCCGCCGTGGTCGGCGTCTGCACGCAGCGCCCGGAGCAGCTGGCCGACTTCGCCGCGTTGGAGAACCTGCCGTTCCCGCTGTTGTCCGACCAGGCGCTGCAGCTCACCGCCGCGCTGCGGATGCCCTCGTTCCGGGCCGCCGGCGCCGACCGGCTCAAGCGGGCGACGCTGATCGTGGACTCCGCGCGCACCATCCGGGGCGTGC
The DNA window shown above is from Catenulispora sp. MAP5-51 and carries:
- a CDS encoding MFS transporter → MPTTPATPATPATPTTSATSATQTAQSAQTAAPASWFWRYFAGSTVSRVGTAVTTVALPLTALAAAHATSFEVGAVTAAGYAAWAIVGLPAGVVVGRLPLRETQIAMDLLRAAALASVPLAWWFATVTVAQLVVVALVVGVASVVFDVGNSTMLPFLVGRQELTARNSLTSGAEAVTNLAGPSLGGALVQAVGAAAAIVVDVISYLISAFLLRNVPRPPRAAAPGARTSIRASIREGWHYLIHEPVQRANLWIATSMNFVCGAQMALTPLFLVRTLGLGAAWVGAMMAAEGLGSLVGASLTPRLTRRIGTGRAMLVASLALPFGFALMPLAGHGPLAGVFALGNAAFAATVVVASIVARTYRQTATPTALLPRVMATVRVVSWGVIPVGALAAGAVATWYGPRAALWWAAAATLAVPIVVLGSPIRSRRDIAQA
- a CDS encoding winged helix-turn-helix transcriptional regulator; amino-acid sequence: MKYTRIADTDCSIAQALDVVGDWWTLLVVRDVAGGITRFSDLAAELGVSRKVLTERLAMLVERGVLERRQYSDRPPRSEYHLTEAGRGLLPVLVALQNWGAQHVMGDGTLTATSEPASAEARRVHALVGTGVPALRLPGADGRAADPVSADAKWTVLYTFPGSPAVEPGLAPGWSEVPGGPGCTLEARTFRDRLPEFAAVDAAVVGVCTQRPEQLADFAALENLPFPLLSDQALQLTAALRMPSFRAAGADRLKRATLIVDSARTIRGVLYPVPDPAASVDEALRIVSGL